The window CTGATGCTGATCGGAAGCGCCGGCAATGTACCTGTGCTGGGTGCGCCGGGTTGCGCGCGCTCGCCGACCGAAAACGGCTTTGACTGGATCCTGATGCGGCTGCTGGCCGGCCTGAAGGTGTCGCGCGCCGACATCACCGCGCTCGGGGTCGGGGGTCTGTTGATGGAAATCGTCACCCGCCCGCAGCCGCGCGTGCCGGCCGGCACCGACGGCAACCGCAATGTCGCTGGCATCGTGCTTGCCGCGGGGCGCTCCACCCGGATGGGCGGGCCGAACAAGCTGCTCGCCGATCTCAACGGCAAAAAGCTGGTGCGCATCGTGGCTGAGCAGGCGCTGGCCTCGAAAGCCACCTCGGTGGTGGTCGTCACCGGCCATCAGGCCGAGCAGGTCCGCCACGCGCTGGACGGGCTCAAGGTCAGCTTCGTGCACAATCCCCAGTTCGCCGAGGGCCTGGCGACATCGGTGAAAACCGGAATCGGTGCGGTGCCTGCCGAGGCCGACGGGGCCGTGGTCTGCCTCGGCGACATGCCGCTGATCGACGCCGCCCTGATCGACCGCCTGATCGAGGCCTTCGCGCCCGACCGCGGCGCGCTGATTGCCATGCCGGTTTGCGATGGCCGCCGCGGCAATCCGGTGCTGTGGTCGCGCCGCTTCTTCGGCGAACTGATGACGCTGGATGGCGATATCGGCGCGCGCCACCTGATCGCCAAGCACGGCGAGGCCGTCGCCGAGGTCCCGGTCGAGGGTAAAAGCGCCTTCCTCGATATCGATACGCCGGATGCCCTCGAGGACGCGCGCCGCGGTTAACCGCGTTCGTTGGCGCTTTATTCACCAAGTTGAAACGACCCTGGAGCTAGAGTCCCCCCGTATTGGTGCCTCGGGGAGGGGATATCCCGTGTTGTCGTTGGGTCGGCTTTCGGCGGCTTTGCGTAGCCGCGCGCTTTTTGCATGTGTTTTGACCGTCGTTGCGATGGTCTCGGTGATTGGCCTGTCCATGTCATCGGCTTCGGCGGCCGGCGCCTTGGCGATCGGCAAATGCGGCGCCTATGGCCAGGCTTTCGATTATGCGAAGCCCGAAGCCGCGGTCGCCGCCGCCCGCAAGCAGTGCAAGGGCGAGTGCTCGACCGTCACCATGCGCCGCTCCTGCGTGGCGCTGTCCATCGACATGAAGAATCCCTGCGGCGCTTACGGCCAGGCCGTCGCCCCGCGGATCTCCAGCGCGCTGAATGCCGCGACCAAGTTCTGCTACCAGTATGGTGGCAAGGAATGCGTGATCCGGGCCTGGGCCTGCGACGCGCGGGGCTGAGTTGCCGGGCTGTTCAGGCCTGACCCGATCAGAATCCGATCGCATCAAGTTGCTCATTGCGGGGTATGTTGTCTCTGACGCCAGCTCAACGATCGGGAAGAGGCGCCTTAGAGTGATGCCTCGCGAGCATCGGACATTGCTCGGTTGCCGTTGTTGATTTCGACGCGAGCGGCTGTTCCGTCGGCTTGACATCGATATCGAGATATCTGTCAATTTACCGACGGACTTCGATCAGGGATTGAGTGATCGCGGATGACCATGAAACGCCTTTCGGCTTGTGTCCTGCTGCTCCAGATCCTCTTGTTCGTTCTGGGAACGATCTATGTTCTAAAGAAATTGGGTGATGTTATTGGAGCCGGCGCCTGGTTTTTCGATTTAGGAAGGCCTGTTGCGGCTTTGGCGCCCTATTTAATTCTACCAGCCGGCATTATCATTTCATCTTTGCTCCACAGAAATGGAAAGTACCGCGCTTCAACTTTCTTTCCATTTGTTCTGCTGATCGTTGCCACTGCGGTAGGCCAGCTCTATCTCAGAATCGTGCCGGACCCGATTTTAGATAACTTTGGATCGCGGCCTCTTCCATACTCGGGCTTTCTATTTCTGCCTTCGGAGGCGGTGCCGGCAGGTTTTCAAGAAGTTTCGCATAATTATACGAAATAAGAATACAGTATCAGATTCAGGAAAATGCTGAATGATGACCGAGTCGACTTGGACATCTTCGAAAGCCCAATAACACAATTCAGCTACGATCAATCCAAAGTGGTTCGAGAATTCGATTATCGAGGAATAACCGGTCGCGTGCATTCCTCGCCCAATGGCAAATGGGCAAAAAGCCAGCTGACTCTCGTTTGGCTCAATCCCCCCAGGCAGAGACTAACGATTAATCTCACGCAGCGTCTTGGCGATAGTTATTCGCCGGAAGATCTTATCGGGATACTTCAAAGCATGAAGGTCGCCCCATAACGCTGGGCGGTGTGGACATCTGCGAATTCGACGCCATGTGGCT is drawn from Bradyrhizobium prioriisuperbiae and contains these coding sequences:
- a CDS encoding molybdopterin-binding/glycosyltransferase family 2 protein, translating into MKFGPVAPADAIGGVTVHTIRKGPLVLKKGTTVGTDEVDALIRAGVSEIVVARLEPGDVSEDVAAASIASAVAGSGVTVERAVTGRANLFAAEAGVLVVNREAVNRINLVDEAITLATLPAFKAVVAGEMIGTVKLIPFGVAGELRDAAVTAVAPDTLRVVPYTVKRVGVVSTMLPGLAPKVIEKTLRVTAERLAPAGAAIIAERRVAHDEDKLAAAIRELLGLGAELVIVFGASAIADRRDVIPAAIEHIGGKIEHFGMPVDPGNLMLIGSAGNVPVLGAPGCARSPTENGFDWILMRLLAGLKVSRADITALGVGGLLMEIVTRPQPRVPAGTDGNRNVAGIVLAAGRSTRMGGPNKLLADLNGKKLVRIVAEQALASKATSVVVVTGHQAEQVRHALDGLKVSFVHNPQFAEGLATSVKTGIGAVPAEADGAVVCLGDMPLIDAALIDRLIEAFAPDRGALIAMPVCDGRRGNPVLWSRRFFGELMTLDGDIGARHLIAKHGEAVAEVPVEGKSAFLDIDTPDALEDARRG
- a CDS encoding DUF4189 domain-containing protein; this encodes MVSVIGLSMSSASAAGALAIGKCGAYGQAFDYAKPEAAVAAARKQCKGECSTVTMRRSCVALSIDMKNPCGAYGQAVAPRISSALNAATKFCYQYGGKECVIRAWACDARG